The Prevotella herbatica genome contains the following window.
GGAAGAGCATTTGAATATCGTAAAGCTACGAAGATGAAAAGATGGGGTCACATGGCCCGTACATTCACAAAATTGGGTAAGCAGATTGCTATTGCAGTAAAAGCTGGTGGTCCTGAACCTGAGAACAATCCAACACTTCGTGCTCTCATTGCAAACTGCAAACGTGAGAACATGCCTAAGGACAACGTCGATCGCGCAATCAAGAATGCGATGGGCAAGGACCAAAGTGATTATAAGGATGTTACTTATGAGGGATATGGCCCTCACGGAATAGCTGTGTTTGTTGATACTCTTACAGACAATACTACACGTACTGTAGCCGATGTTCGTTCTATATTCAATAAGTTTAACGGAAACCTTGGTACACAGGGTAGTCTTTCTTTCCTTTTCGATCACAAATGTGTATTCACATTCAAGAAGAAGGATGGTATTGACATGGATGAACTTATCCTAGACCTTATTGATTATGGAGTAGAAGATGAATATGATGAAGACGAGGAAGCTGGCGAGGTAACTATTTATGGTTCTCCAACAAGTTTCAGTGACATTCAGAAGCATCTTGAGGCAGACGGTTTCGAGGTTACAGGTGCAGAATTTACTCGTATTCCTAACGATTTGAAGGCGGTAACTCCTGAAGAGCGTGCAACTATTGAAAAGATGGTTGATAAATTGGAAGAGTTTGAGGATGTACAGACTGTATATACCAACATGATGCCGGAAGAAGATACAGAAGAGTAAAAATTATGTCTCGTCATATTTCATATAAGCCAAAGGGTGTATGCTCTCGCATGATAAATATTGATGTTGATGACAACAATATAATCACAAATCTGGAATTTGTGGGTGGTTGCGATGGCAATACGCACGGAATTATGGCATTGGTCAAGGGAATGAAAGTTGATGATGTTAAATCAAGATTAAAGGGAATTGCTTGTGGAACAAAAGCTACAAGTTGCCCTGATCAACTTGCAATAGCTCTTGATAAACTAGAAAAGGGAGAATAATTTATACAGATAAAACAAAAAAACAGAAATCTTTATTTGATAGAGATTTCTGTTTTTTTTATTATTTTATTTCTTTGTTATTGAAGTCATGCTTGAAAAGAATTTCCTGTGGGTCCTTGTGTGAATGAACAACATATCTGAAATTCAATCCTCCGTCAATATAACCTTTTATACCAGTGTTATCAGAAATGCCTTTCTTCAATCCGTCAATAATCTTCTTGTTGTTTTTGTTGATGATAACAGCATTGTCCATCTTGTCAGAGAATGAACAGTAGTATATAATTGTTCTGGTAGAATTTTCGAAAGTCATACTGTCAGTACGAGTATAGTTGATAAACGGTGTAGGACAGTACTTCTGAGTGTATTCTTTAGTCTCTCTTTTTGCACGTTCATCAATGGTTTCATGGTGGCAAGCTGTGAGAACAAGCACCGAAATAATCAAAATAAATGTTTTTTTCATAATACAAATGCTTTATTTTCGTGCAAAGATAATAATAAATTGCGGAAAAATCGTTATCTTTGCGCTTTAAAAGGATATAAATTAACATGGATAATATAAATAAAATACGTAATTTCTGTATCATTGCTCATATTGATCATGGTAAATCAACATTGGCTGATAGACTTTTGGAGCGAACAAAGACGATCCAAATTACGGGAGGTCAGATGCTTGATGACATGGATCTTGAGCGAGAGCGTGGAATTACTATTAAGAGTCATGCTATACAGATGGCATATAAGGCTAAGGATGAGCAATCATACATTCTTAATCTTATAGATACTCCGGGACACGTAGACTTCTCTTATGAGGTTTCTCGTTCTATTGCGGCGTGTGAGGGTGCTTTGCTTGTAGTTGATGCTACACAGGGCGTTCAGGCTCAGACGATATCAAATCTGTATATGGCGATAGAGCATGACTTGGAGATTATTCCTGTAATCAACAAGATTGATATGCCTAATGCTATGCCTGACGAGGTAGAGGATGAAATTATAGATCTTATTGGTTGCGACAGAAGCGACATATTAAGAGCATCTGGAAAGACAGGTGAGGGCGTTGATGATATACTTGAAGCTGTAGTTGCTCGTGTTCCTCATCCTGTTGGTGACGTGAATGCTCCAGCTCAGGCTTTGATTTTTGACTCAATATTTAATAGCTTCCGTGGAGTTATCGTACTTTGTAAGA
Protein-coding sequences here:
- a CDS encoding YebC/PmpR family DNA-binding transcriptional regulator, which produces MGRAFEYRKATKMKRWGHMARTFTKLGKQIAIAVKAGGPEPENNPTLRALIANCKRENMPKDNVDRAIKNAMGKDQSDYKDVTYEGYGPHGIAVFVDTLTDNTTRTVADVRSIFNKFNGNLGTQGSLSFLFDHKCVFTFKKKDGIDMDELILDLIDYGVEDEYDEDEEAGEVTIYGSPTSFSDIQKHLEADGFEVTGAEFTRIPNDLKAVTPEERATIEKMVDKLEEFEDVQTVYTNMMPEEDTEE
- a CDS encoding TIGR03905 family TSCPD domain-containing protein gives rise to the protein MSRHISYKPKGVCSRMINIDVDDNNIITNLEFVGGCDGNTHGIMALVKGMKVDDVKSRLKGIACGTKATSCPDQLAIALDKLEKGE